The following proteins are co-located in the Myxococcus guangdongensis genome:
- the fghA gene encoding S-formylglutathione hydrolase codes for MTAAPTLISQHRCFDGTQGFYKHVSEACGGEMRFGVFVPPQARERKVPVLYYLAGLTCTEETFLTKGGAQRVAAELGVMLVAPDTSPRGAGYPGEDASWDFGVGAGFYLDATQAPWSARYRMGTYVTKELPALIAGHFPAREDREGIFGHSMGGHGALVSALRQPGRYRSVSAFAPIVAPMRVPWGQKAFKGYLGEDTQAWREYDATELIRAAKQHLPALLVDQGTGDKFLQEQLKPELLREACAATGQPLTLRIHEGYDHGYYFVSTFMEDHLRHHAAALNA; via the coding sequence ATGACGGCGGCGCCCACGCTCATCAGCCAGCACCGCTGCTTCGACGGCACGCAGGGCTTCTACAAGCACGTGTCCGAGGCCTGCGGGGGCGAGATGCGCTTCGGCGTCTTCGTCCCGCCGCAGGCGCGGGAGCGCAAGGTGCCGGTGCTCTACTACCTCGCCGGCCTCACGTGCACGGAGGAGACCTTCCTGACGAAGGGCGGCGCGCAGCGTGTGGCGGCGGAGCTGGGGGTGATGCTGGTGGCGCCGGACACCAGCCCCCGGGGCGCGGGCTATCCGGGCGAGGACGCGTCGTGGGACTTCGGCGTCGGTGCGGGCTTCTACCTGGACGCCACCCAGGCGCCCTGGTCCGCGCGCTACCGGATGGGCACGTACGTCACGAAGGAGCTGCCCGCGCTCATCGCCGGACACTTCCCGGCCCGCGAGGACCGGGAGGGCATCTTCGGCCACTCCATGGGAGGCCATGGCGCGCTCGTGTCGGCGCTGCGGCAGCCGGGGCGCTACCGCTCCGTGTCCGCGTTCGCCCCCATCGTCGCGCCCATGCGCGTGCCGTGGGGACAGAAGGCCTTCAAGGGCTACCTGGGCGAGGACACACAGGCGTGGCGCGAGTACGACGCCACGGAGCTGATTCGCGCCGCGAAGCAGCACCTGCCCGCGCTGCTGGTGGACCAGGGCACGGGCGACAAGTTCCTCCAGGAGCAGCTCAAGCCGGAGCTGCTGCGCGAGGCCTGTGCCGCCACGGGACAGCCGCTCACCCTGCGCATCCACGAGGGGTACGACCACGGCTACTACTTCGTCTCCACGTTCATGGAGGACCACCTGCGGCACCACGCCGCGGCGCTGAACGCGTAG
- a CDS encoding S-(hydroxymethyl)glutathione dehydrogenase/class III alcohol dehydrogenase — protein sequence MDVRAAVALEAGKPLVIETVHLEGPKAGEVLVELKATGICHTDQFTLSGADPEGLFPAILGHEGAGVVVDVGPGVTSLRKGDHVIPLYTPECRQCKSCLSRKTNLCTAIRATQGKGLMPDGTSRFRLGKQAVHHYMGTSTFAQYTVLPEIALAKIREDAPFDKVCYIGCGVTTGIGAVVYTAKVEAGARVVVFGLGGIGLNVVQAARMVGADQIVGVDINPARKAMAEKFGLTHFVNPKEVEGDLVPYLVNLTNGGADYSFECIGNVNTMRQALECCHRGWGESIVIGVAGAGQEIKTRPFQLVTGRVWKGSAFGGARGRTDVPQIVDWYMNGKINVDDLITHTLKLEDINQGFDLMHKGESIRSVVKYS from the coding sequence ATGGACGTGCGCGCGGCGGTGGCGCTCGAGGCAGGAAAGCCGTTGGTCATCGAGACGGTGCACCTGGAGGGACCCAAGGCGGGCGAGGTGCTCGTGGAGCTGAAGGCCACCGGCATCTGCCACACGGACCAGTTCACGCTCTCCGGGGCGGACCCGGAGGGGCTCTTCCCCGCCATCCTCGGCCACGAGGGCGCGGGCGTGGTGGTGGACGTGGGGCCGGGCGTGACGTCGCTGCGCAAGGGCGACCACGTCATCCCGCTCTACACGCCCGAGTGCCGGCAGTGTAAGTCGTGCCTGTCGCGCAAGACGAACCTGTGTACGGCCATCCGCGCCACGCAGGGCAAGGGCCTGATGCCGGACGGCACCAGCCGCTTCCGCCTGGGCAAGCAGGCCGTGCACCACTACATGGGCACGTCCACCTTCGCGCAGTACACGGTGCTGCCGGAGATCGCCCTCGCGAAGATTCGCGAGGACGCCCCGTTCGACAAGGTCTGCTACATCGGCTGCGGCGTGACGACGGGCATCGGCGCCGTCGTGTACACGGCCAAGGTGGAGGCCGGCGCGCGCGTCGTCGTCTTCGGCCTGGGCGGCATCGGCCTCAACGTGGTGCAGGCGGCCCGCATGGTGGGCGCGGACCAGATCGTCGGCGTGGACATCAACCCGGCGCGCAAGGCCATGGCGGAGAAGTTCGGCCTCACCCACTTCGTCAACCCGAAGGAAGTCGAGGGTGACCTCGTCCCCTACCTGGTCAACCTGACGAACGGCGGCGCGGACTACAGCTTCGAGTGCATCGGCAACGTGAACACGATGCGCCAGGCGCTCGAGTGCTGCCACCGAGGCTGGGGTGAGAGCATCGTCATCGGCGTGGCGGGCGCGGGCCAGGAGATCAAGACGCGGCCGTTCCAGCTCGTCACGGGGCGCGTGTGGAAGGGCAGCGCCTTCGGCGGCGCGCGCGGCCGCACCGACGTGCCGCAGATCGTCGACTGGTACATGAACGGGAAGATCAACGTCGACGATCTCATCACGCACACGCTGAAGCTGGAGGACATCAACCAGGGCTTCGACCTGATGCACAAGGGCGAGTCCATCCGCAGCGTGGTGAAGTACTCATGA
- a CDS encoding head GIN domain-containing protein, which yields MRLGAREQGAGLALLAAAWLSGCGQHLEGSGHSVEESRTMPVFDRLDVEDGIPARVLVDPTRPHSVLLIGDDNLVAHMRTDHAGDRLRVHFGEHGAVSWDSPNPLHVEVVVPSLEALERSGDGLMDVSGVVDANHFTVSGSGGGSVRVRGLRADVVTLSLSGGSHATLEGETRQVRMDLSGGSEVYAGGLASREARLESSGGGAAALRVSDTLRVSASGGSRVRVLGRPEVLEKKLSGGSSLTFE from the coding sequence ATGCGACTGGGAGCACGGGAGCAAGGCGCGGGGCTCGCGCTGCTGGCGGCGGCGTGGCTGTCGGGCTGCGGGCAGCACCTGGAGGGCAGCGGGCACTCGGTGGAGGAGTCGCGGACGATGCCCGTGTTCGACCGGCTGGACGTGGAGGATGGCATCCCCGCCCGCGTCCTGGTGGACCCGACGCGGCCCCACTCGGTCCTCCTCATCGGCGATGACAACCTCGTCGCCCACATGCGGACGGACCACGCCGGGGACCGGCTGCGGGTGCACTTCGGCGAGCACGGTGCGGTGAGCTGGGATTCGCCCAACCCGCTGCACGTCGAGGTGGTGGTGCCGAGCCTGGAGGCGTTGGAGCGCTCGGGTGACGGGCTGATGGACGTGTCGGGCGTGGTCGACGCGAATCACTTCACCGTGTCCGGCAGCGGCGGTGGCTCGGTCCGGGTGCGAGGGCTGCGCGCGGATGTGGTGACGCTCTCCCTGAGCGGTGGCTCGCACGCGACGCTCGAGGGCGAGACGCGCCAGGTGCGCATGGACCTGTCGGGCGGGAGCGAGGTGTACGCCGGTGGGCTCGCCTCGCGCGAGGCACGGCTGGAGTCCAGCGGAGGTGGCGCGGCCGCGCTGCGAGTGTCCGACACCTTGCGCGTGAGCGCCTCGGGAGGCAGCCGCGTGCGCGTCCTCGGCCGCCCCGAGGTGCTCGAGAAGAAGCTCTCCGGGGGCTCCTCGCTGACCTTCGAATAG